The DNA sequence TAATGGAATCGTATCGGTTAGCCGTAATTTTAAATGAAGCGCAATAATAATAACAGCCCCCACACCAATAATAATCGGATCATTTCCAATGGTTAATACAAGGAGGATGGCGACAATAGCACCGACAACGTTTCCTTGAATTTGTTCAAAAATTGTTTGATACGATCGGTGTATAGACGGTTGAACTGCGAAAATTGCCGCAACTGCCGCATAAACAGGAGGTTCGAGATTGAAGAACATTGCAATATAAAGGGAAAGAGTAATCGCAATACCAGTTTTAATAATACGAGCACCCAATTTCATCTATATAATCTAATCCTTTCTAAAATAACATAGTATACCTTATGTAATTCGATACTATACAATGACTTTTGTTTTTTAGCAAGAAGAATTTTATCCATCATTAGCTTGCAATAAGACTCTTATTTTGAACGAGCCACTATCCGCTTTTTGATAAGTGTATCTAACCATCAGTGGAAGAAGTGTGAAAATCCCCACTGATGAAAGATCTTTTTATTGTGCTATTTTTTTCTTAAAGTCGACATTAAGCCAAATAATTAATAAGATAAAAAAGAAGACCATACTGAAAGAAATGAACCAAAGATGACGAGGCGCTAAGGTCCAACCAATAATCATTACCGAGATCGATATGATAGGTGCCATTATATAATACGCCTTTGTATGATAAAACCAACCATAAGGGAAAAAGTGGGCACCTGTAATAACTGCAAAAAATACAATCATTTGATTCGGGCTATTGGCAAATACCCAAAAAATAAGAGGAAAATACATGAACTGCGCTACATTTAAAATTAATCCTAAATTACTTAAAGGATTATTCGATGACCTCCATTCTGCTTTAATTAATTTTGAAATAACGACCGCTACAGGAAACATGATACCAGTAGAAAATAACATAAACATATTTTTGGATGTTATTTCTATCGGTTGTAAAAAGATGGCGGTAATAATGAGCCAAACGATGATACCAGAAAGTAAGAAGGCAATCCCATTTTTACTTTTTATAGATAAATCCAGTTTGTGTTGCAATAACATATCTTTTTGCAGTTTTCTCCACTCCTTTATTCCTCATCAATCGGTAGCAAGCACTGCTGATGAGGGGTTATCCTATTTATGTTATTTTAACATAAGTCTGTAAAAGTAATGTAGAATGATAGAAAAATCGGTAAAAAGCTCTTTTGTTATCGTTTCAAAAGAACGTTTTACCGATAGGATGATGAAAAAAGGTTGGTTATTCAGTTAAGTTTGAAAAGGCTTTTTCTACCGCTTTAATCGTTTCTTCGACGTCTTCTTTCGTATGTTCAGTCGTTAAAAACCATGCTTCATATTTAGAAGGAGCAAGGTTAATGCCTTCTTCTAACATTAGTTTAAAGAATTTACCAAACATTTCTCCGTCGCTTCGTTCTGCTTGTTGATAGTCTTTTATTTTTTCATTTGTAAAGTAAACGGCTAACGCACCTTTTAGACGGTTGACAGTGATTTGGATGTTATACTTTTGCGCCGCTTCTATAATTCCTTGTTCAAGCATTGCTCCAAGTTTATCTAGCTTTT is a window from the Massilibacterium senegalense genome containing:
- a CDS encoding DUF7010 family protein produces the protein MLLQHKLDLSIKSKNGIAFLLSGIIVWLIITAIFLQPIEITSKNMFMLFSTGIMFPVAVVISKLIKAEWRSSNNPLSNLGLILNVAQFMYFPLIFWVFANSPNQMIVFFAVITGAHFFPYGWFYHTKAYYIMAPIISISVMIIGWTLAPRHLWFISFSMVFFFILLIIWLNVDFKKKIAQ